In Nitrososphaerota archaeon, one genomic interval encodes:
- a CDS encoding flavodoxin domain-containing protein: protein MSNPALTPNRTIVLYDTLFGNTERIAKAIARGIQRHSEVDCLNIKNADPDTLSQYSLVAVGAPTQAFSASKPMKEFLAKLEGKNLAGRYGFAFDTKLDSRLSGSAAKYIEGKLHDIGLEIIRPRASAIVKGGTNDAVLRAGEEEVFESLGDEIGATLKKKQPQSTV from the coding sequence TTGAGTAATCCTGCGTTAACACCGAATAGGACTATAGTGCTCTATGATACGTTGTTTGGGAACACGGAGCGGATTGCGAAGGCGATTGCGAGAGGAATTCAGCGTCACAGCGAGGTTGACTGTCTAAACATAAAGAACGCAGATCCGGATACACTTTCACAATACAGCCTAGTTGCCGTAGGCGCCCCTACGCAGGCCTTCAGCGCATCGAAACCGATGAAGGAGTTTCTTGCGAAGCTGGAAGGGAAGAATCTAGCTGGGAGATACGGCTTCGCTTTCGACACCAAACTTGACAGTAGACTCTCCGGTAGCGCCGCTAAATACATAGAAGGAAAACTTCACGATATTGGTCTGGAGATAATCCGCCCCAGAGCATCAGCAATCGTTAAGGGGGGAACGAATGATGCGGTTTTGAGAGCTGGCGAGGAAGAAGTCTTCGAATCTTTAGGCGATGAAATCGGGGCCACCTTGAAGAAGAAACAGCCTCAATCAACAGTTTAA
- a CDS encoding DDE-type integrase/transposase/recombinase produces MEPANNSDARMTRGMELFEKVKITENEDGSFAVPSQTSVNTAYEVRIMESVWVCTCPDFENRANEITFCKHIHAVKFWIASQTQIQNKPKPKVFADDAIQCPSCGSIKMVRYGHSDGKQIFKCRDCGKKSREGILKRAQYSPETISLTLDLYFSGMSLRKIARTLNDHFEMDIGNATVYRWISRYIPMISEYVNSLAPQLSETWHADELFVKMKGGDSNKKFENIAYLWNIMDRKTRFLIASKLSKRRDDDGAIRAMMDAKKNAHESLPEKILTDGLKAYNEGIKYNWSNERVPEHIARCGIKKPHANNNRIERMNGTLRERVKVQRGWKKMSTALAEGQRIQYNFVKPHMALEGQTPAQVAGIGVNSKDKWAELLEKALSNQGEAN; encoded by the coding sequence ATGGAGCCTGCAAACAATTCGGACGCTCGGATGACGAGAGGCATGGAATTATTCGAGAAAGTTAAGATCACTGAGAATGAGGATGGCAGCTTTGCTGTCCCCTCTCAGACGAGCGTCAACACCGCTTATGAAGTCAGGATTATGGAATCTGTTTGGGTTTGCACATGCCCAGACTTCGAGAACAGGGCAAATGAAATCACATTCTGCAAGCATATTCACGCAGTAAAATTCTGGATAGCCTCACAAACACAGATACAGAATAAGCCTAAGCCGAAAGTCTTTGCTGACGATGCAATTCAATGCCCTTCATGCGGCTCTATCAAGATGGTTAGATACGGTCACTCAGACGGTAAGCAGATATTCAAATGCCGTGACTGTGGTAAGAAATCCAGAGAAGGCATACTAAAGAGAGCGCAATACTCACCAGAGACGATCAGCCTTACTCTGGATCTTTACTTTTCGGGCATGTCCCTAAGAAAGATAGCCCGCACACTAAACGATCACTTCGAGATGGATATTGGAAACGCTACGGTGTATAGATGGATTAGCCGATATATCCCGATGATTTCTGAGTATGTGAACAGCTTAGCGCCTCAGCTCTCAGAGACATGGCATGCAGACGAGCTATTCGTAAAGATGAAGGGTGGAGACAGTAACAAGAAGTTTGAGAATATCGCTTATCTCTGGAATATCATGGATAGAAAAACACGTTTCTTAATCGCCTCAAAACTCAGTAAGAGACGTGATGATGATGGAGCTATCAGAGCGATGATGGATGCGAAAAAGAACGCTCATGAAAGCCTACCTGAGAAAATCCTAACTGATGGTCTGAAAGCCTACAACGAAGGAATAAAGTACAATTGGAGTAATGAGAGAGTACCCGAACACATAGCAAGATGCGGAATAAAGAAACCACATGCTAACAATAACCGAATAGAACGAATGAACGGCACATTAAGAGAGCGTGTTAAGGTTCAGAGAGGCTGGAAAAAGATGAGTACAGCCTTAGCAGAAGGTCAACGAATACAGTACAACTTCGTTAAGCCTCATATGGCCTTAGAGGGACAAACACCCGCTCAGGTAGCTGGAATAGGTGTTAACAGTAAAGACAAATGGGCGGAGCTACTAGAGAAGGCACTTAGTAATCAGGGAGAAGCTAACTAA
- a CDS encoding U32 family peptidase: protein MKPELVVPAGDFDALRAAVSNGADAVYLGGKRFNARIHAKNFGLDELGSVIRYAHNRNVKVYVTVNTLVADRELCDLDDYLTNLHSLEADAVIVQDLGVLKLCRDLHPDLRVHASTQATISSSAGVKIWAEHGAKRVILARELSLEQIRRIKSDCGVEVEVFVHGALCFSYSGQCLLSGFIGGRSANRGRCASPCRLPYSIVTGNGIPLRTDGSHLLSMKDLNLSEDVGKLASAGVDALKIEGRMKIPEYVAVVTGTYRSILDGDYREPMPAEKRDLEAIFSREFTKGCIYIYPGSEAINRERPGNYGVEVGVVTGYNAPSKTASILLSEDTRVGDGLEFQTSSGREGLIVKKMLVNGKSCSEARAKTVAEIVLPFQPQPNSQVRKSRDSALHERARATFAHPDGVTAIKPAGLHSSKQRGYERLSSILQASKKKEEGEERTRSVLKICAEVTTLQTLKAAIDAGADEVYFGGFPESAQQLDLKNYRQALEIAQEGKVPLTFVLPKVTGNDERLKEWILKLQNAGADTFLVGDIGALEAAREIGVKTYLDSSLNVFNRLTRNLLFGYADRITVSQELHLSQISRIAGGAPGEIECVVHGPITLMLSRYCPASNAVNRGDKTSCREACSKKGFLLRDQNEHAYPLKCDEVSNTHVISSSDICLIEYTQDLKAAGVDVLRIRCNLYAPNLVAELVKAYKTALTIDKNKQYDATLSSLKKRILTLSERELSEGKLMTGVE, encoded by the coding sequence TTGAAACCTGAGCTTGTTGTGCCCGCAGGAGACTTCGACGCGTTAAGAGCAGCAGTAAGCAACGGCGCCGATGCAGTCTATCTCGGTGGAAAACGGTTCAACGCTAGGATCCACGCCAAGAACTTTGGTCTCGATGAACTTGGATCTGTGATTCGATACGCGCATAACAGGAATGTTAAGGTGTATGTTACAGTCAACACGTTAGTGGCTGACCGTGAACTTTGCGATCTTGACGATTACTTGACTAACCTTCATAGTTTGGAGGCTGACGCAGTTATTGTTCAGGATCTCGGTGTCCTTAAGCTCTGCAGGGATCTCCATCCTGATCTCAGAGTGCATGCGAGCACTCAGGCAACAATCAGCAGCTCTGCAGGCGTGAAGATCTGGGCTGAGCATGGCGCCAAGAGAGTCATATTGGCTCGGGAGCTTTCCTTAGAGCAGATCCGGAGGATCAAGAGCGACTGCGGTGTTGAGGTCGAGGTCTTTGTGCACGGTGCATTATGTTTCTCATACTCTGGGCAATGCCTGCTTAGCGGCTTCATCGGAGGAAGAAGCGCCAACAGGGGCAGATGCGCATCACCCTGCAGGCTCCCGTACAGCATAGTTACTGGAAACGGGATACCGTTGCGCACCGACGGTTCTCACCTCCTGTCAATGAAGGATCTGAACCTCTCTGAAGACGTTGGCAAACTTGCTTCAGCAGGTGTAGACGCCTTGAAGATTGAGGGACGAATGAAAATTCCCGAATATGTCGCAGTAGTCACCGGAACCTACAGGAGTATACTGGACGGCGACTATCGTGAGCCGATGCCGGCAGAGAAGAGGGATTTAGAAGCAATATTCAGCAGAGAATTCACTAAAGGATGCATCTACATCTACCCAGGAAGCGAAGCGATAAACCGTGAAAGACCAGGCAACTACGGCGTAGAGGTCGGTGTAGTAACAGGATACAACGCACCTTCAAAGACAGCGTCAATTTTGCTGTCTGAAGACACCCGGGTAGGGGACGGCTTGGAGTTCCAAACATCTTCAGGTAGAGAAGGCTTGATAGTAAAGAAGATGCTTGTCAATGGCAAAAGCTGCAGCGAAGCCCGCGCAAAAACTGTAGCGGAGATTGTTTTGCCTTTTCAACCGCAGCCTAACTCACAGGTGCGGAAAAGCAGAGACTCAGCCCTGCATGAGCGAGCCAGAGCCACCTTCGCTCATCCTGACGGTGTGACTGCGATTAAACCCGCTGGGCTGCACAGTAGCAAACAGAGAGGCTACGAAAGGCTCTCTTCAATTCTACAAGCATCTAAGAAGAAAGAGGAAGGTGAGGAGCGGACCCGTAGCGTGCTGAAGATCTGCGCCGAAGTAACCACGCTTCAGACGCTCAAAGCAGCAATTGATGCGGGTGCTGATGAAGTCTACTTCGGGGGATTCCCTGAATCGGCTCAACAACTGGATCTGAAGAATTATCGGCAAGCCTTGGAGATCGCCCAGGAAGGTAAGGTGCCGCTTACCTTCGTGCTGCCTAAGGTGACAGGGAACGATGAACGCCTGAAAGAATGGATACTAAAGCTGCAGAATGCAGGAGCAGACACTTTTCTAGTTGGAGATATCGGAGCGCTTGAAGCGGCTAGGGAAATAGGCGTAAAGACCTACCTTGACTCTTCGCTGAACGTTTTCAACAGGCTTACCCGAAACCTGCTTTTCGGCTACGCGGATAGAATAACTGTCTCGCAGGAGCTGCATTTGTCTCAGATATCACGGATAGCTGGCGGAGCACCCGGAGAGATTGAGTGTGTTGTTCACGGCCCGATTACATTAATGCTTTCCAGATACTGTCCAGCGTCAAATGCAGTAAACCGTGGAGACAAAACGTCCTGTCGAGAAGCCTGCAGCAAAAAGGGGTTCCTTCTCAGAGACCAGAACGAACATGCGTATCCGTTAAAATGCGACGAAGTTTCCAACACACATGTTATCTCTTCAAGCGACATCTGCTTAATCGAGTATACACAGGATCTGAAGGCGGCGGGCGTAGATGTTCTCCGCATCAGATGTAACCTCTACGCACCCAACTTGGTGGCAGAGCTAGTCAAAGCCTACAAAACTGCACTAACCATCGACAAGAATAAGCAGTATGACGCAACGCTCTCCAGCTTAAAGAAGAGAATTCTCACCCTGTCTGAACGAGAACTTAGTGAAGGAAAACTGATGACAGGCGTGGAGTAA
- a CDS encoding NUDIX domain-containing protein, whose translation MRKLFKYGLAVVRDRKLLVVRERGTIKFLLPGGKPENGEGLEQALSREVKEELDADVKPGSVKFYGVFEDVAANEPDTIIQISLSLGEIDGDLKPSSEIEEIAWIGSDHNLVLAPSIRNKILPALIRDGIVD comes from the coding sequence GTGCGAAAGCTCTTCAAGTACGGCTTAGCGGTGGTTAGAGACAGGAAACTGCTTGTGGTACGGGAGCGCGGTACTATAAAGTTTCTTCTGCCCGGCGGCAAGCCTGAGAATGGAGAAGGTTTGGAGCAGGCTTTGAGTCGGGAGGTTAAAGAGGAGCTTGACGCAGATGTTAAGCCGGGTTCGGTCAAGTTTTACGGAGTCTTCGAGGACGTTGCCGCGAACGAGCCTGACACGATTATTCAGATATCGCTTTCTCTAGGGGAGATTGATGGAGACTTGAAACCCTCATCTGAGATCGAGGAGATAGCGTGGATAGGAAGTGACCACAACTTGGTTCTCGCACCTAGTATACGGAACAAGATCCTCCCAGCGTTAATAAGGGACGGTATTGTCGATTAG
- a CDS encoding YbhB/YbcL family Raf kinase inhibitor-like protein yields MAGITALVVAALIAAFIVNQPQSPSSTTSSQTQQQQRQQPQNQSLTAQLTSIAFGNNTSIPDNYTCKGASVSPPLLWTVGPQGTKSYVLIVDDPDAPRGVFTHWVIFNIPPSVSRLDENIPKNATVEGVGVQGVNGARSTGYTGPCPPSGTHHYIFTLYALDTLLDTAPKSTKEQVLDAMKGHVLSTSVLVGLYSK; encoded by the coding sequence TGGCAGGTATAACCGCATTAGTTGTGGCCGCGTTAATAGCTGCATTTATAGTGAATCAACCGCAAAGCCCAAGTTCAACTACATCCAGTCAGACTCAACAGCAACAGAGACAACAGCCACAAAACCAGTCTTTGACAGCTCAGCTGACTAGCATAGCGTTCGGTAACAACACGTCGATACCGGACAATTACACCTGCAAAGGAGCTAGTGTGTCTCCGCCTCTATTATGGACAGTTGGTCCTCAGGGAACTAAATCTTATGTTCTGATAGTGGATGATCCGGATGCTCCGAGAGGGGTCTTTACGCACTGGGTTATCTTCAACATTCCGCCCAGCGTCAGCAGGCTTGACGAAAACATCCCCAAGAACGCTACAGTTGAGGGTGTTGGTGTGCAAGGCGTTAACGGTGCCAGAAGCACAGGTTACACCGGTCCCTGTCCGCCGAGCGGGACACATCACTACATCTTCACATTATACGCGCTTGACACGCTACTAGACACTGCGCCTAAATCGACTAAAGAGCAAGTTCTCGACGCAATGAAAGGACATGTGCTCTCGACAAGCGTATTGGTTGGCCTTTACAGCAAATAA